Below is a genomic region from Candidatus Obscuribacterales bacterium.
GTTACGAAAGTATTCCGTAACTAATAAGGACGATAGATGCTTCCGCTTGGAGAAATGAGAATTGTGCCATCTCCTTCAGCAGCGACCATTTGCAGAGCTTGGATAACTGCGTTTGTTACCTTTTGCTGCTCGCGTGTCTCATTCTTGATTTGCTTGGCGCGCTGAGCAACCTTGAGCACTAGCTCGTAGCGGTTCTCATGCTTATCCAAAAGTCTATCTAGGATTCTTGTTGTATTCATTTTCAGCCTAAACTGTGGGAATCAACTATTTTACTACGTTCATGCTTGACTATGCTAATAAGTTTGGCCACAGCATCTTCTAAATTGTCATTAACAACTTCATAGTGAAACTCGTGTTTTTGGGTCAATTCCTGGCTGGCTTTAGCCAAACGCAGGGCAATTTTCTCCGGCGTTTCAGTGGCGCGCCCTCTAAGACGCGACTCTAATTCTTCAAACGAAGGCGGTGACAAGAAGATGAGCAGGGCGGTCGGGCAGCATTTCTTTATTTGCATTGCCCCCTGAACTTCAATCTCCAGAATGACATCTAGTCCCGCTTTCAGCTGTTCATCAACCCATTTTTTTGGTGTTCCATAGCAGGCGCCGGCAAATTCAGCCCACTCAAGCACAGTGTTTTGCTTGACCAAATCTTCAAATTTAGCCTTGTCAACAAAGAAATAGTCGACACCTTCTACTTCGCCTGCCCGTTTTTCTCTGGTTGTAAGCGAAACTGACTTAACGACGTTAGGCACATCAGCCAAAATGCGCTGCACGACAGTACCCTTACCAACGCCCGATGGGCCGGTAATTACAACTATCTTGCCTTGGGGAACTGCCATGGAAGTCCTGTTGCGTTACTATTTGGTGAAGTCCTACCATTAAACCCGAGAGAGCCGAAGAGATCAAACATGCAAGCTGTTGATGCTCTAACACTAAAAGCTGTTGTCGAAGAATTGAAGCTTCTTCTAACCAAGGCCAGGCTCGATAAAAGCCAGCAAACTGCTCGCGACGAGCTGTGCTTAACCTTTCGTCAGACAAGTGGGCAACAGCACCTCCTTTTATCAGCCAATACGGCGATGGGTAGAATCTGCTTACTTGAGAAGGCCAAGACTTCCAAATTAAAGAGTCAATCTGCATTTGGTCTAGCTCTTAAAAAACATCTCGTCAGTGCACAATTACTTTCCATTTCGGCAGTTGACGGCGAAAGAATTGTTGATCTCGTTTTTTCTTCCGTTGATGAACTTGGCTCCAGAAGCACGAAAGTTTTAACCGTTGAAATAATGGGCAAGCACAGCAATCTTATTTTTTGGGACAAGGAATCAGAAAAGATAATTGCCGCATCTCACAATGTCACCGCAGCAATGTCCTCCAAGCGAGAGATTGCCTCAGGTCTTCGCTATGTAAGACCGCCCAAGCAAAACAAACTGAACATCTTCTGCACGAATTTTGAGGAAGTAGCAAAAGCTGTAGACAGTGCAGAGACAGTCGACGAAGATTTTCTGTTAAGCAAATTTTCTGGACTCGGGCGTCCATTAGCCGAAGAGTTAGCAAGTCAACTCAATGAATCAGAGGACAAGTCCAATCAG
It encodes:
- a CDS encoding DNA-directed RNA polymerase subunit omega; translated protein: MNTTRILDRLLDKHENRYELVLKVAQRAKQIKNETREQQKVTNAVIQALQMVAAEGDGTILISPSGSIYRPY
- the gmk gene encoding guanylate kinase; protein product: MAVPQGKIVVITGPSGVGKGTVVQRILADVPNVVKSVSLTTREKRAGEVEGVDYFFVDKAKFEDLVKQNTVLEWAEFAGACYGTPKKWVDEQLKAGLDVILEIEVQGAMQIKKCCPTALLIFLSPPSFEELESRLRGRATETPEKIALRLAKASQELTQKHEFHYEVVNDNLEDAVAKLISIVKHERSKIVDSHSLG